In Helianthus annuus cultivar XRQ/B chromosome 3, HanXRQr2.0-SUNRISE, whole genome shotgun sequence, a single window of DNA contains:
- the LOC110928786 gene encoding costunolide synthase: MEPLTIFALIACSLVFLFKAYWSLLNSKITKNLPPGPPKLPIIGNIHQLKGGVPHRVLISLARKYGPIMYLQLGQVPTVVISTPRLAQEILKTNFVVFADRPTTIASQILFYKGQDIAWAPYGSYWRQMRKICTLELLSAKRVRSYSFIRDEEIMHMRKSLKSSAGRPLVLRDVLVQMVNDVICRATVGDICKDRSTLLKVLFDIMRAVIAFNMASYYPRLQFLNVISGKQAKWLKRQKQLDTILEDILEEHKNNRRSGDSDQEDLVDVLLRIKENGDLDQPITNDNIKGIILDMILGGTGTSSMVLEWAMVELMRNPEILRKAQAEVRATAKGNTIADTDIQNMHYLKMIIKETLRLHGSPILLPRVSRKDCMVDRYNIPANTRILINARACGTDPDSWENPDSFVPERFENSSISYMGSDFEFLPFGGGRRICPGISFGVDILENALASLLFHFDWELPNGLKPHEIDMTEAAVLSILPKNPLQVVPIPFSQEKIK; encoded by the exons ATGGAACCTCTTACTATTTTCGCCCTCATCGCATGTTCACTAGTTTTCTTATTCAAGGCCTATTGGTCACTCTTAAATTCCAAGATAACAAAAAACTTGCCACCAGGACCACCAAAACTTCCCATAATTGGAAACATACACCAACTCAAAGGTGGAGTACCACATCGAGTGCTTATAAGCTTGGCCAGAAAATATGGCCCGATCATGTATCTACAGCTCGGACAAGTGCCAACAGTTGTTATCTCCACACCTAGACTAGCTCAAGAGATTTTGAAGACGAACTTTGTCGTCTTTGCTGACAGACCCACTACCATAGCATCccaaatattgttttataaaggTCAAGACATTGCATGGGCTCCTTACGGGAGTTACTGGAGACAGATGAGAAAGATTTGTACGTTGGAGCTTCTTAGCGCCAAGAGAGTCCGATCGTATAGCTTTATCCGGGACGAAGAAATCATGCATATGCGTAAATCTCTCAAATCATCAGCAGGAAGACCTTTGGTATTAAGGGATGTTCTGGTACAGATGGTGAATGATGTGATTTGCAGGGCTACGGTTGGAGATATCTGCAAAGACCGATCCACACTTTTAAAGGTACTATTTGATATTATGAGAGCTGTGATTGCGTTCAATATGGCTTCATATTACCCTAGACTGCAATTCCTTAATGTTATTTCGGGGAAGCAAGCTAAGTGGTTGAAGAGGCAGAAACAACTTGATACTATCTTGGAAGATATCTTGGAGGAGCACAAAAATAATAGACGAAGTGGTGACAGTGACCAAGAAGATCTAGTTGATGTTCTACTAAGGATTAAAGAGAACGGTGATCTCGATCAGCCCATCAcaaacgataacatcaaaggcATCATTCTG GACATGATATTAGGTGGAACCGGTACCTCTTCAATGGTACTTGAATGGGCGATGGTCGAACTAATGAGGAATCCGGAGATCCTGAGGAAAGCGCAAGCGGAAGTAAGAGCAACAGCGAAGGGAAATACTATTGCAGACACTGACATTCAAAATATGCATTACTTGAAGATGATCATAAAGGAAACACTTAGGCTACATGGTTCTCCAATTTTGCTTCCTAGAGTAAGCAGGAAGGATTGTATGGTTGACAGATATAACATTCCAGCGAACACCAGGATACTTATAAATGCACGGGCATGCGGAACCGATCCCGACAGTTGGGAGAATCCTGATAGCTTCGTGCCGGAGAGATTTGAAAACAGTTCGATCAGTTACATGGGTTCCGACTTTGAGTTCCTTCCATTTGGAGGTGGCCGGAGAATATGCCCTGGTATTTCTTTCGGGGTTGATATACTTGAAAATGCACTTGCTAGTTTGTTGTTTCATTTCGACTGGGAGCTTCCAAATGGATTGAAACCCCATGAGATTGATATGACAGAAGCTGCTGTGCTTTCGATTTTACCTAAAAATCCCTTGCAGGTTGTCCCTATCCCTTTCTCGCAAGAAAAAATAAAATAG